Proteins from a single region of Bombus vancouverensis nearcticus chromosome 5, iyBomVanc1_principal, whole genome shotgun sequence:
- the LOC117156151 gene encoding uncharacterized protein LOC117156151 isoform X2 encodes MDSGVSQGKKQIRVGFYDIEGTIGKGNFAVVKLARHRITKTEVAIKIIDKTQLDPTNLEKVYREVEIMKQLEHPHIVKLYQVMETKNMIYMVCEYASKGEIFDYIARYGRMGEPRARATFAQILSAVEYCHATGVAHRDLKAENLLLDAQMNVKIADFGFSNRFSPGERLSTWCGSPPYAAPEVFRGKHYAGPEIDVWSLGVVLYVLVCGALPFDGSTLQSLRDRVLSGRFRIPYFMSTDCESLIRKMLVLEPAKRYTIPQIKRHRWMAGSADTICSMIITRSSSSSIQEPNEQILRLMHSLGIDITRTRESLRNSSYDHHAAIYFLLLERLKQHRITSTANNTCWPSVARTKDDKFKSRTREDATRGGKRFSSTSSSTDEGCCSAEGELEEGPSGDELREAQIKLEEHRLGLDHDISQRIDSQIVNRRLSDYQQHFDTPLMDSIDPPSRTTLFIAGGSGSSSSELFESSFDSGCPPDYSGANSFTSSLPSCTPPPPMSPSPISGRISRVSQGRRASDGGPRLLFCQQGGGDRPTKQRSIQDSGKARGHLDLVHLRPPSTPPENQTQFKIRGDSSTQLQLLVQQRMLQQKRNLYHRHRGGGSPTPIPVSTSTTSRRADHVPRQDSYKLAQRTQILPPLSQGHVDRNFDRERKRDEERWKSLPSRLAADCQLAERTLLWSQQKIYQVGLSGGASYLPPGSVGGFLWPTGSNPHSTIFENVGDPME; translated from the exons atggatTCTGGAGTGAGTCAAGGGAAGAAACAAATTCGTGTTGGATTTTATGATATTGAAGGCACCATTGGCAAAGGAAATTTTGCAGTGGTAAAACTAGCTAGACATCGTATTACCAAGACAGAG GTGGCTATTAAAATAATTGACAAAACACAATTGGATCCTACCAATCTTGAAAAAGTTTATAGAGAAGTAGAAATAATGAAGCAATTAGAACATCCACACATTGTCAAATTATATCAAGTAATGGAAAcaaaaaatatgatatatatg GTGTGTGAATATGCAAGCAAGGGTGAAATATTTGACTATATTGCAAGATATGGAAGAATGGGAGAACCCAGAGCTCGGGCAACATTTGCTCAAATACTTTCTGCGGTTGAATACTGCCATGCAACGGGTGTAGCACATCGTGATCTCAAAGCTGAAAATTTACTCTTAGATGCTCAGATGAACGTTAAAATTGCTGATTTCGGCTTTAGTAATAGATTTTCACCTGGAGAGAGACTAAGTACATGGTGTGGTAGTCCTCCTTATGCAGCACCAGAAGTTTTTCGAGGAAAACATTATGCTGGTCCTGAAATTGATGTGTGG AGTTTAGGTGTTGTATTATATGTACTAGTATGTGGAGCACTGCCCTTTGATGGATCTACCCTCCAATCTTTAAGAGATCGTGTTTTGAGTGGAAGATTTAGAATTCCATATTTTATGAGTACAG ATTGTGAAAGCTTAATACGTAAAATGTTAGTTCTGGAACCTGCAAAACGATATACCATTCCACAAATAAAGAGACATCGCTGGATGGCTGGATCAGCAGACACTATTTGTTCAATGATTATAACAAGATCATCATCTTCATCCATCCAAGAACCAAATGAACAAATACTTCGACTTATGCATAGTTTAGGCATAGACATCACGCGAACCAGAGag TCATTGAGGAATAGTAGCTATGATCATCATGCTgctatttatttcttattattgGAAAGGCTGAAGCAACACCGTATCACCAGCACAGCAAACAATACTTGCTGGCCGAGCGTTGCAAGAACAAAAGATGACAAATTCAAATCAAG AACAAGAGAAGACGCAACTCGCGGTGGAAAAAGATTTAGTTCAACTAGTTCTTCGACTGATGAAGGATGCTGTAGTGCAGAAGGTGAATTAGAGGAAGGTCCAAGTGGTGATGAATTGAGAGAAGCTCAAATTAAACTCGAGGAACATAGACTAGGCCTAGATCATGATATCAGTCAACGAATTGACAGTCAAATAGTTAATCGAAGATTAAGTGATTACCAACAGCATTTTGATACCCCACTTATGGATTCTATTGATCCTCCTAGTCGAACGACATTGTTTATTGCGGGTGGTAGTGGTAGTTCGTCATCCGAGCTTTTTGAATCTAGTTTTGATTCTGGTTGCCCACCAGACTACTCAGGGGCAAATTCATTTACAAGTAGCTTGCCCTCTTGCACGCCTCCACCACCTATGAGCCCATCGCCAATTAGCGGTAGAATATCTAGAGTTTCTCAAGGTCGTAGAGCTTCAGATGGTGGACCTAGATTATTATTTTGTCAGCAAGGTGGAGGGGACAGACCGACAAAGCAGCGAAGTATTCAAG ACTCTGGTAAGGCTAGAGGCCATTTAGATCTTGTTCATTTGAGACCACCATCTACACCACCAGAAAATCAAACACAGTTTAAAATTCGTGGCGACTCCAGTACACAGCTACAGCTGTTAGTGCAACAGCGTATGTTGCAACAAAAACGAAACTTATATCACAGACATAGAGGTGGAGGCAGTCCTACTCCAATACCAGTATCAACAAGTACCACGAGTAGACGCGCTGACCACGTACCGAGACAAGACAGTTATAAACTAGCTCAAAGAACACAGATCTTACCACCTTTATCTCAGGGACATGTTGATAGAAACTTTGATAGAGAAAGAAAACGAGATGAAGAAAGATGGAAAAGTCTACCATCTCGACTTGCAGCAGATTGTCAGTTAGCAGAAAGGACACTGCTGTGGAGCCAACAG aaaatatatcagGTGGGCCTCAGTGGAGGAGCATCATATTTGCCACCTGGCAGTGTAGGTGGCTTCTTGTGGCCCACTGGAAGCAACCCTCATTCAACCATCTTCGAAAACGTTGGAGATCCAATGGAATAA
- the LOC117156151 gene encoding uncharacterized protein LOC117156151 isoform X3, whose product MDSGVSQGKKQIRVGFYDIEGTIGKGNFAVVKLARHRITKTEVAIKIIDKTQLDPTNLEKVYREVEIMKQLEHPHIVKLYQVMETKNMIYMVCEYASKGEIFDYIARYGRMGEPRARATFAQILSAVEYCHATGVAHRDLKAENLLLDAQMNVKIADFGFSNRFSPGERLSTWCGSPPYAAPEVFRGKHYAGPEIDVWSLGVVLYVLVCGALPFDGSTLQSLRDRVLSGRFRIPYFMSTDCESLIRKMLVLEPAKRYTIPQIKRHRWMAGSADTICSMIITRSSSSSIQEPNEQILRLMHSLGIDITRTRESLRNSSYDHHAAIYFLLLERLKQHRITSTANNTCWPSVARTKDDKFKSRTREDATRGGKRFSSTSSSTDEGCCSAEGELEEGPSGDELREAQIKLEEHRLGLDHDISQRIDSQIVNRRLSDYQQHFDTPLMDSIDPPSRTTLFIAGGSGSSSSELFESSFDSGCPPDYSGANSFTSSLPSCTPPPPMSPSPISGRISRVSQGRRASDGGPRLLFCQQGGGDRPTKQRSIQDSGKARGHLDLVHLRPPSTPPENQTQFKIRGDSSTQLQLLVQQRMLQQKRNLYHRHRGGGSPTPIPVSTSTTSRRADHVPRQDSYKLAQRTQILPPLSQGHVDRNFDRERKRDEERWKSLPSRLAADCQLAERTLLWSQQVGLSGGASYLPPGSVGGFLWPTGSNPHSTIFENVGDPME is encoded by the exons atggatTCTGGAGTGAGTCAAGGGAAGAAACAAATTCGTGTTGGATTTTATGATATTGAAGGCACCATTGGCAAAGGAAATTTTGCAGTGGTAAAACTAGCTAGACATCGTATTACCAAGACAGAG GTGGCTATTAAAATAATTGACAAAACACAATTGGATCCTACCAATCTTGAAAAAGTTTATAGAGAAGTAGAAATAATGAAGCAATTAGAACATCCACACATTGTCAAATTATATCAAGTAATGGAAAcaaaaaatatgatatatatg GTGTGTGAATATGCAAGCAAGGGTGAAATATTTGACTATATTGCAAGATATGGAAGAATGGGAGAACCCAGAGCTCGGGCAACATTTGCTCAAATACTTTCTGCGGTTGAATACTGCCATGCAACGGGTGTAGCACATCGTGATCTCAAAGCTGAAAATTTACTCTTAGATGCTCAGATGAACGTTAAAATTGCTGATTTCGGCTTTAGTAATAGATTTTCACCTGGAGAGAGACTAAGTACATGGTGTGGTAGTCCTCCTTATGCAGCACCAGAAGTTTTTCGAGGAAAACATTATGCTGGTCCTGAAATTGATGTGTGG AGTTTAGGTGTTGTATTATATGTACTAGTATGTGGAGCACTGCCCTTTGATGGATCTACCCTCCAATCTTTAAGAGATCGTGTTTTGAGTGGAAGATTTAGAATTCCATATTTTATGAGTACAG ATTGTGAAAGCTTAATACGTAAAATGTTAGTTCTGGAACCTGCAAAACGATATACCATTCCACAAATAAAGAGACATCGCTGGATGGCTGGATCAGCAGACACTATTTGTTCAATGATTATAACAAGATCATCATCTTCATCCATCCAAGAACCAAATGAACAAATACTTCGACTTATGCATAGTTTAGGCATAGACATCACGCGAACCAGAGag TCATTGAGGAATAGTAGCTATGATCATCATGCTgctatttatttcttattattgGAAAGGCTGAAGCAACACCGTATCACCAGCACAGCAAACAATACTTGCTGGCCGAGCGTTGCAAGAACAAAAGATGACAAATTCAAATCAAG AACAAGAGAAGACGCAACTCGCGGTGGAAAAAGATTTAGTTCAACTAGTTCTTCGACTGATGAAGGATGCTGTAGTGCAGAAGGTGAATTAGAGGAAGGTCCAAGTGGTGATGAATTGAGAGAAGCTCAAATTAAACTCGAGGAACATAGACTAGGCCTAGATCATGATATCAGTCAACGAATTGACAGTCAAATAGTTAATCGAAGATTAAGTGATTACCAACAGCATTTTGATACCCCACTTATGGATTCTATTGATCCTCCTAGTCGAACGACATTGTTTATTGCGGGTGGTAGTGGTAGTTCGTCATCCGAGCTTTTTGAATCTAGTTTTGATTCTGGTTGCCCACCAGACTACTCAGGGGCAAATTCATTTACAAGTAGCTTGCCCTCTTGCACGCCTCCACCACCTATGAGCCCATCGCCAATTAGCGGTAGAATATCTAGAGTTTCTCAAGGTCGTAGAGCTTCAGATGGTGGACCTAGATTATTATTTTGTCAGCAAGGTGGAGGGGACAGACCGACAAAGCAGCGAAGTATTCAAG ACTCTGGTAAGGCTAGAGGCCATTTAGATCTTGTTCATTTGAGACCACCATCTACACCACCAGAAAATCAAACACAGTTTAAAATTCGTGGCGACTCCAGTACACAGCTACAGCTGTTAGTGCAACAGCGTATGTTGCAACAAAAACGAAACTTATATCACAGACATAGAGGTGGAGGCAGTCCTACTCCAATACCAGTATCAACAAGTACCACGAGTAGACGCGCTGACCACGTACCGAGACAAGACAGTTATAAACTAGCTCAAAGAACACAGATCTTACCACCTTTATCTCAGGGACATGTTGATAGAAACTTTGATAGAGAAAGAAAACGAGATGAAGAAAGATGGAAAAGTCTACCATCTCGACTTGCAGCAGATTGTCAGTTAGCAGAAAGGACACTGCTGTGGAGCCAACAG GTGGGCCTCAGTGGAGGAGCATCATATTTGCCACCTGGCAGTGTAGGTGGCTTCTTGTGGCCCACTGGAAGCAACCCTCATTCAACCATCTTCGAAAACGTTGGAGATCCAATGGAATAA
- the LOC117156151 gene encoding uncharacterized protein LOC117156151 isoform X1, with amino-acid sequence MDSGVSQGKKQIRVGFYDIEGTIGKGNFAVVKLARHRITKTEVAIKIIDKTQLDPTNLEKVYREVEIMKQLEHPHIVKLYQVMETKNMIYMVCEYASKGEIFDYIARYGRMGEPRARATFAQILSAVEYCHATGVAHRDLKAENLLLDAQMNVKIADFGFSNRFSPGERLSTWCGSPPYAAPEVFRGKHYAGPEIDVWSLGVVLYVLVCGALPFDGSTLQSLRDRVLSGRFRIPYFMSTDCESLIRKMLVLEPAKRYTIPQIKRHRWMAGSADTICSMIITRSSSSSIQEPNEQILRLMHSLGIDITRTRESLRNSSYDHHAAIYFLLLERLKQHRITSTANNTCWPSVARTKDDKFKSRTREDATRGGKRFSSTSSSTDEGCCSAEGELEEGPSGDELREAQIKLEEHRLGLDHDISQRIDSQIVNRRLSDYQQHFDTPLMDSIDPPSRTTLFIAGGSGSSSSELFESSFDSGCPPDYSGANSFTSSLPSCTPPPPMSPSPISGRISRVSQGRRASDGGPRLLFCQQGGGDRPTKQRSIQDSGKARGHLDLVHLRPPSTPPENQTQFKIRGDSSTQLQLLVQQRMLQQKRNLYHRHRGGGSPTPIPVSTSTTSRRADHVPRQDSYKLAQRTQILPPLSQGHVDRNFDRERKRDEERWKSLPSRLAADCQLAERTLLWSQQKKIYQVGLSGGASYLPPGSVGGFLWPTGSNPHSTIFENVGDPME; translated from the exons atggatTCTGGAGTGAGTCAAGGGAAGAAACAAATTCGTGTTGGATTTTATGATATTGAAGGCACCATTGGCAAAGGAAATTTTGCAGTGGTAAAACTAGCTAGACATCGTATTACCAAGACAGAG GTGGCTATTAAAATAATTGACAAAACACAATTGGATCCTACCAATCTTGAAAAAGTTTATAGAGAAGTAGAAATAATGAAGCAATTAGAACATCCACACATTGTCAAATTATATCAAGTAATGGAAAcaaaaaatatgatatatatg GTGTGTGAATATGCAAGCAAGGGTGAAATATTTGACTATATTGCAAGATATGGAAGAATGGGAGAACCCAGAGCTCGGGCAACATTTGCTCAAATACTTTCTGCGGTTGAATACTGCCATGCAACGGGTGTAGCACATCGTGATCTCAAAGCTGAAAATTTACTCTTAGATGCTCAGATGAACGTTAAAATTGCTGATTTCGGCTTTAGTAATAGATTTTCACCTGGAGAGAGACTAAGTACATGGTGTGGTAGTCCTCCTTATGCAGCACCAGAAGTTTTTCGAGGAAAACATTATGCTGGTCCTGAAATTGATGTGTGG AGTTTAGGTGTTGTATTATATGTACTAGTATGTGGAGCACTGCCCTTTGATGGATCTACCCTCCAATCTTTAAGAGATCGTGTTTTGAGTGGAAGATTTAGAATTCCATATTTTATGAGTACAG ATTGTGAAAGCTTAATACGTAAAATGTTAGTTCTGGAACCTGCAAAACGATATACCATTCCACAAATAAAGAGACATCGCTGGATGGCTGGATCAGCAGACACTATTTGTTCAATGATTATAACAAGATCATCATCTTCATCCATCCAAGAACCAAATGAACAAATACTTCGACTTATGCATAGTTTAGGCATAGACATCACGCGAACCAGAGag TCATTGAGGAATAGTAGCTATGATCATCATGCTgctatttatttcttattattgGAAAGGCTGAAGCAACACCGTATCACCAGCACAGCAAACAATACTTGCTGGCCGAGCGTTGCAAGAACAAAAGATGACAAATTCAAATCAAG AACAAGAGAAGACGCAACTCGCGGTGGAAAAAGATTTAGTTCAACTAGTTCTTCGACTGATGAAGGATGCTGTAGTGCAGAAGGTGAATTAGAGGAAGGTCCAAGTGGTGATGAATTGAGAGAAGCTCAAATTAAACTCGAGGAACATAGACTAGGCCTAGATCATGATATCAGTCAACGAATTGACAGTCAAATAGTTAATCGAAGATTAAGTGATTACCAACAGCATTTTGATACCCCACTTATGGATTCTATTGATCCTCCTAGTCGAACGACATTGTTTATTGCGGGTGGTAGTGGTAGTTCGTCATCCGAGCTTTTTGAATCTAGTTTTGATTCTGGTTGCCCACCAGACTACTCAGGGGCAAATTCATTTACAAGTAGCTTGCCCTCTTGCACGCCTCCACCACCTATGAGCCCATCGCCAATTAGCGGTAGAATATCTAGAGTTTCTCAAGGTCGTAGAGCTTCAGATGGTGGACCTAGATTATTATTTTGTCAGCAAGGTGGAGGGGACAGACCGACAAAGCAGCGAAGTATTCAAG ACTCTGGTAAGGCTAGAGGCCATTTAGATCTTGTTCATTTGAGACCACCATCTACACCACCAGAAAATCAAACACAGTTTAAAATTCGTGGCGACTCCAGTACACAGCTACAGCTGTTAGTGCAACAGCGTATGTTGCAACAAAAACGAAACTTATATCACAGACATAGAGGTGGAGGCAGTCCTACTCCAATACCAGTATCAACAAGTACCACGAGTAGACGCGCTGACCACGTACCGAGACAAGACAGTTATAAACTAGCTCAAAGAACACAGATCTTACCACCTTTATCTCAGGGACATGTTGATAGAAACTTTGATAGAGAAAGAAAACGAGATGAAGAAAGATGGAAAAGTCTACCATCTCGACTTGCAGCAGATTGTCAGTTAGCAGAAAGGACACTGCTGTGGAGCCAACAG aagaaaatatatcagGTGGGCCTCAGTGGAGGAGCATCATATTTGCCACCTGGCAGTGTAGGTGGCTTCTTGTGGCCCACTGGAAGCAACCCTCATTCAACCATCTTCGAAAACGTTGGAGATCCAATGGAATAA